The Salinibacterium sp. M195 genome includes a window with the following:
- a CDS encoding glutamine synthetase family protein — MITHSGNLTLEELAADVASGAIDTVLVAFTDMQGRLVGKRLSARLFLEDAAAHGAECCNYLLAVDVDMNTVEGYAMSSWSRGYGDMVMVPDLGTLRRAPWLVATALVTADLQWHDESPVATSPRQILKAQLDRLAERGLDTYVATELEFIVFDDSYREAWKKGYRELSAATDYNIDYNVLASTRMEPLLRDIRNGMDGAGMYCEGVKGECNPGQQEIGFRYASALDTCDNHSIYKNGAKEIADAHGKSLTFMAKYNEKEGNSCHIHISLRGTDGTAVFADKDAEHGMSKMFRHFIAGQLAVMRELTLFSAPNINSYKRYVPGSFAPTALAWGLDNRTCALRVVGQGHGMRVENRVPGGDVNQYLAVSALIAAGLYGIDNELELDDAFEGNAYTSDVARVPASLREATELFAASTFARDAFGDEVVDHYLNYAAIELAAYDSAVTDWEKVRGFERL; from the coding sequence ATGATCACCCACTCCGGAAACCTCACGCTCGAAGAACTCGCAGCCGATGTCGCTAGTGGCGCAATCGACACAGTGCTCGTGGCGTTCACCGACATGCAGGGGCGACTGGTGGGAAAACGACTCTCGGCGAGACTCTTCCTCGAGGATGCCGCGGCTCACGGTGCTGAGTGTTGCAACTATCTACTCGCCGTCGATGTCGACATGAATACTGTTGAGGGCTACGCCATGTCGAGCTGGTCGCGCGGGTACGGCGACATGGTCATGGTGCCCGATCTGGGCACGCTGCGCCGCGCCCCTTGGCTTGTGGCCACCGCGCTCGTCACCGCCGATCTCCAGTGGCACGACGAGTCACCCGTCGCCACCTCCCCTCGCCAAATTCTCAAAGCCCAACTCGACCGCCTCGCCGAGCGCGGGCTCGATACCTACGTCGCCACCGAACTTGAATTCATCGTCTTCGATGACAGCTATCGCGAGGCATGGAAAAAGGGCTACCGCGAGCTTTCCGCCGCCACCGATTACAACATCGACTACAACGTGCTGGCATCCACGCGAATGGAGCCGCTGCTGCGCGACATCCGTAACGGCATGGATGGCGCGGGAATGTACTGCGAAGGTGTCAAGGGCGAATGCAACCCTGGCCAGCAGGAGATTGGGTTCCGCTACGCTTCCGCGCTAGATACGTGCGACAACCACTCCATCTACAAGAACGGCGCGAAAGAAATCGCCGATGCCCACGGCAAGAGCCTGACCTTCATGGCCAAGTACAACGAGAAGGAAGGCAACAGCTGCCACATCCACATCAGCCTGCGGGGAACCGACGGCACTGCAGTCTTTGCCGACAAGGATGCCGAACACGGAATGTCAAAAATGTTCCGTCATTTTATTGCCGGTCAACTCGCGGTCATGCGCGAACTCACCCTGTTCTCTGCCCCCAACATCAATTCCTACAAGCGCTACGTCCCCGGAAGTTTTGCTCCCACGGCGCTGGCCTGGGGCCTCGATAACCGCACCTGTGCGCTACGCGTCGTCGGCCAAGGACACGGGATGCGTGTCGAGAACCGCGTGCCCGGCGGCGATGTCAATCAGTACTTGGCGGTCAGCGCCCTCATTGCGGCCGGTCTCTACGGAATCGACAACGAACTTGAACTCGATGATGCCTTCGAGGGAAACGCCTACACGAGTGACGTCGCCCGAGTACCGGCATCGCTGCGGGAAGCCACGGAACTCTTCGCGGCATCCACCTTCGCCCGGGATGCCTTTGGCGATGAAGTGGTCGACCACTACCTCAACTACGCCGCCATCGAACTGGCGGCCTACGACTCTGCGGTAACCGATTGGGAAAAGGTGCGTGGTTTTGAGCGTCTCTGA
- a CDS encoding gamma-glutamyl-gamma-aminobutyrate hydrolase family protein codes for MSVSDRPVIGLTTYLEQAQTGVWDVPAAFLPKAYFEAVTRAGGIAVLLPPQPVSPEIARRVLQGLDGLIITGGKDFNPERYGQEPHPTTDDPRLDRDAWEAELLSQALDADLPFLGICRGAQVLNVGLGGTLHQHLPDVVGHTKYQAGGGIFTQMPVELEGNLLTREMLGGEPDPLLVPVYHHQAIDRLADGLVVTARTSDGVIEAVELPSATFAVAVQWHPEAAPEDIRLFEGLVEAARHYRKALA; via the coding sequence TTGAGCGTCTCTGATCGGCCTGTTATCGGCCTGACCACCTACCTCGAACAAGCGCAAACCGGCGTGTGGGATGTTCCGGCGGCGTTCCTGCCCAAGGCGTACTTCGAGGCGGTCACTCGTGCTGGCGGCATCGCGGTGTTGCTTCCACCGCAGCCGGTCAGCCCAGAAATTGCCCGCCGGGTGCTTCAGGGGCTCGATGGACTCATCATCACCGGAGGCAAAGACTTCAATCCTGAACGCTACGGCCAAGAACCGCACCCCACCACCGATGATCCGCGACTCGACCGTGATGCGTGGGAGGCCGAGTTGTTGAGCCAAGCCCTCGACGCCGACCTGCCGTTTCTCGGCATTTGCCGTGGTGCCCAAGTGCTCAATGTCGGCCTTGGCGGCACCCTGCACCAGCACTTGCCCGACGTTGTTGGCCATACAAAATATCAAGCCGGTGGCGGAATTTTCACTCAGATGCCCGTCGAGCTTGAGGGTAATCTGCTCACCCGCGAGATGCTGGGTGGCGAACCCGACCCCCTGCTCGTGCCCGTCTACCACCACCAGGCCATTGACCGCCTCGCCGACGGGCTTGTTGTCACGGCCCGCACCAGTGACGGCGTCATCGAAGCTGTAGAGCTACCGTCTGCGACCTTCGCGGTTGCCGTGCAATGGCATCCCGAAGCAGCGCCAGAAGACATCCGATTGTTCGAAGGGCTCGTGGAAGCGGCCCGCCACTACCGAAAGGCTCTCGCGTGA
- a CDS encoding aldehyde dehydrogenase — translation MSTYTVINPTNETEIGTVDLLDIEATDEAIARAAVAQKSWARVSPADKSLMLRRFAQTVDSDLENLAALEVSNSGHPISQARWEAGHVRDVLNYYAAAPERMFGQQIPVAGGINITFHEPLGVVGVITPWNFPMTIAAWGFAPALAAGNAVVLKPAEWTPLTSIRLGELALEAGLPEGLLQVLPGKGSVVGERFVTNPTVRKIVFTGSTAVGKQIMAGCAAQVKRVTLELGGKSANIVFADADLEKAAAAAPYGVFENAGQDCCARSRILVERSAYDRFMELLEPAVAGVRVGDPADEATEMGPLVSAKHLASVQSYVPADAPVAFRGTAPDGPGYWFAPTVLTPESRNDRCVTDEIFGPVVTVLPFDDEADAVQLANDSEYGLSGSIWTRDGSRAIRVSRGVEAGNLSVNSHSSVRYSTPFGGFKQSGLGRELGPDAPLNFTETKNVFIAVD, via the coding sequence GTGAGCACCTATACCGTTATCAACCCTACGAACGAGACCGAGATCGGCACTGTCGATCTGCTCGATATCGAAGCCACGGATGAGGCGATCGCCCGGGCGGCTGTTGCGCAAAAATCGTGGGCTCGAGTCTCCCCCGCCGACAAGTCGCTGATGCTGCGACGGTTCGCTCAGACGGTAGATAGCGACCTCGAAAACCTTGCAGCGCTCGAGGTCAGCAACTCCGGGCATCCCATCTCGCAGGCCCGCTGGGAAGCCGGTCACGTTCGCGACGTTCTCAACTATTACGCTGCAGCCCCTGAGCGGATGTTCGGCCAGCAGATTCCCGTCGCTGGCGGCATCAACATCACTTTTCACGAACCTCTCGGTGTCGTCGGGGTCATTACGCCGTGGAACTTTCCGATGACGATCGCCGCGTGGGGCTTCGCGCCAGCACTCGCGGCGGGTAACGCTGTGGTGCTGAAGCCCGCTGAATGGACACCGTTGACGAGCATCCGACTGGGGGAATTGGCTCTCGAAGCCGGTCTTCCCGAGGGATTGTTACAAGTTCTGCCCGGCAAGGGTTCTGTCGTCGGCGAGCGCTTCGTCACGAACCCCACCGTGCGCAAGATCGTCTTCACGGGGTCGACTGCGGTCGGTAAGCAGATCATGGCCGGATGCGCGGCTCAGGTAAAACGGGTCACGCTCGAGCTTGGCGGCAAGAGCGCCAACATCGTGTTCGCCGATGCTGATCTCGAGAAGGCGGCTGCCGCGGCACCGTACGGAGTCTTCGAGAACGCTGGCCAGGACTGCTGCGCGCGCAGTCGCATCTTGGTCGAACGCAGTGCCTATGACCGTTTCATGGAACTTCTCGAACCTGCCGTTGCTGGCGTGCGCGTTGGCGACCCTGCTGACGAAGCTACCGAGATGGGACCGCTCGTTTCGGCGAAGCACTTGGCTTCGGTGCAGTCGTATGTGCCCGCGGATGCGCCTGTTGCGTTCCGGGGAACCGCGCCAGATGGCCCGGGATATTGGTTTGCACCCACTGTGCTCACCCCTGAATCACGCAACGACCGCTGCGTCACCGACGAGATATTCGGCCCCGTCGTGACCGTGCTCCCGTTCGACGACGAGGCCGATGCGGTGCAACTGGCCAACGACTCTGAATACGGGCTGTCTGGCTCCATCTGGACGCGGGATGGCAGCCGGGCAATTCGTGTATCTCGTGGCGTCGAGGCCGGCAACTTGTCTGTCAATTCGCACTCGTCTGTGCGGTATTCAACCCCGTTCGGTGGCTTCAAACAATCCGGTCTTGGTCGCGAACTTGGCCCGGATGCGCCGCTGAACTTCACGGAGACCAAGAACGTCTTCATCGCCGTCGACTAG
- a CDS encoding 3-oxoacyl-ACP reductase, producing MTITPLDLTQRLAGKVAVITGGASGIGLATARRFAAEGATVVIADMDETTGLAAAELVGGHFIKVNVTDEAQVNALFDTTASTYGSVDIAFNNAGISPPEDDSIVTTELPAWEKVQDVNLKSVYLCCRAALRHMVKQGKGSIINTASFVAIMGSATSQISYTASKGGVLAMSRELGVQFAREGIRVNALCPGPTSTPLLQELFAKDPERAARRLVHIPMGRFAEADELAAAVAFLASDDSSFITASTFIVDGGISSAYTTPL from the coding sequence ATGACCATCACCCCTCTTGACCTCACGCAACGCCTCGCTGGCAAAGTTGCCGTCATCACCGGCGGCGCGAGCGGAATTGGCCTCGCCACTGCACGACGTTTCGCCGCCGAGGGCGCCACTGTGGTGATCGCCGACATGGACGAAACGACGGGCCTCGCGGCGGCCGAACTCGTTGGCGGGCACTTCATCAAGGTCAATGTGACGGATGAGGCGCAGGTGAACGCGCTTTTCGACACCACGGCCAGCACCTACGGGTCGGTCGACATCGCGTTCAACAACGCCGGAATTTCACCGCCAGAAGATGACTCGATTGTCACCACCGAGTTGCCAGCGTGGGAAAAAGTTCAAGACGTCAACCTCAAGTCGGTTTACCTCTGCTGTCGCGCAGCGCTGCGCCATATGGTCAAGCAGGGCAAGGGCTCGATCATCAATACGGCATCCTTCGTCGCTATCATGGGATCAGCGACTAGTCAGATTTCGTACACCGCCTCTAAGGGCGGCGTGCTGGCGATGAGCCGTGAGTTGGGCGTGCAGTTCGCCCGGGAGGGAATTCGAGTCAATGCACTCTGCCCCGGCCCCACGAGCACTCCCCTTCTCCAAGAACTCTTCGCAAAGGATCCTGAGCGGGCCGCTCGTCGTCTCGTGCACATCCCGATGGGCCGTTTCGCCGAAGCAGACGAACTCGCTGCCGCCGTTGCGTTCCTCGCCAGCGATGACTCATCATTCATCACCGCATCGACGTTCATCGTTGATGGCGGCATCAGCTCTGCCTACACGACACCGCTGTAA
- a CDS encoding FadR/GntR family transcriptional regulator, whose translation MDEPTGLHGELLLRPVRGGNSFEETVQRLLQTVRLGLVAPGERLPAERELATMLSVSRDTVRDAIASLSDAGYLVSRRGRYGGTFVSDILPTHIPGTPSGDSVGPTRPLTPEVIEDTLTLREILEVGGARAAAGRALTPTERELLWESLSNANAASDEEYRRLDSRFHLMVGELAGSASLTPLIADVRMRVNELLDNIPSLGPNIEHSNTQHEQIAIAILTGRPDAAAQAMSEHLAGTALLLRGFLE comes from the coding sequence ATGGATGAGCCGACCGGTCTCCACGGAGAGTTGCTGCTGCGCCCGGTGCGCGGAGGCAACTCATTCGAGGAGACCGTTCAGCGCCTCCTGCAGACAGTTCGTCTCGGCTTGGTGGCTCCCGGCGAGCGGTTGCCCGCCGAACGGGAACTCGCGACGATGCTCTCGGTCAGCCGCGACACCGTTCGTGATGCCATCGCCTCCCTCAGCGACGCTGGCTATCTCGTGTCTCGACGCGGTCGCTACGGGGGAACGTTCGTCAGCGACATTCTGCCGACGCACATTCCGGGCACGCCCTCCGGCGACTCGGTGGGGCCAACACGCCCACTGACTCCCGAAGTGATCGAAGACACACTCACTCTGCGGGAGATCCTTGAGGTTGGCGGAGCACGCGCTGCCGCCGGTCGCGCCCTCACTCCCACCGAACGAGAGCTTCTGTGGGAGAGTCTGAGCAACGCGAATGCCGCAAGCGACGAAGAATACCGTCGACTCGATTCGCGCTTTCACCTCATGGTGGGCGAGCTCGCCGGTTCAGCCTCCCTCACTCCGCTGATTGCCGATGTGCGGATGCGCGTGAATGAGCTACTCGACAACATCCCCTCTCTCGGCCCCAACATCGAGCACTCCAATACTCAGCACGAGCAAATCGCGATCGCGATTCTCACCGGGCGTCCGGATGCCGCAGCGCAGGCCATGAGCGAACACCTTGCAGGAACGGCTCTCCTGCTGCGCGGGTTCCTCGAATAG
- a CDS encoding S9 family peptidase produces the protein MLTPPEAAKVPTERLQHGDRYVDNYEWMRDKESPDTLAHLHSENAFTSARTSHLSVLQEQIFEEIKARTQETDLSVPVRRGQWWYFSRTEEGKQYPIHCRAPIAGDDDWTPPTIAEPAAVDATDTDAAADVPTVPTTLPGEQILLDDNVEAEGHEFFSLGSFSLSDDGTLLLYGVDIEGDERYTLRVRQLGDSAAASGDTSNTDTDAVIRFSSANDLPDEIPGTAGGALLDATGKYVFYATVDDAWRPDTVWRYELGSAAASAVQVFHEPDESFWVGVGRSRSGKYLAIEAGSRLTSETRLLDTSDPTGEFEVVWPREVGVEYDVEHVVVGTQDRLLIVHNKDAINFELVSVAAADPLGERRVILPHNEAVRLEGVDAFKDFVAIEYRREGLTRVAIAIVPKHGGRYEDIPHELKFDDELFTVGLSSNPEWNQPSIRLSYGSFVTPTIVYDYLVDDNELIMRKQQPVLGRFDPALYTQRREWATASDGTRVPISLVYRNDLVVPGTPAPTVLYGYGSYEISIDPGFAVGRLSLLDRGIVFAVAHVRGGGELGRTWYEGGKKLHKRNTFTDFVACAHHLIDTDVTSSDRLVAEGGSAGGLLMGAVANLAPQLFSGILAVVPFVDPLTSILDPSLPLTVIEWDEWGDPLHNEEVYYYMKSYSPIENVHDTHYPRILAVTSLNDTRVLYVEPAKWVARLREVGADALLKTEMAAGHGGVSGRYDAWRERAFNYAWMVDVTRDSAR, from the coding sequence ATGCTCACCCCACCTGAAGCCGCGAAGGTTCCCACGGAACGCCTCCAGCATGGCGACCGCTACGTCGACAACTACGAGTGGATGCGCGACAAAGAGAGCCCAGACACCCTCGCGCATCTCCACTCGGAGAACGCTTTCACGTCAGCCCGCACGAGCCACCTCAGCGTGCTGCAGGAGCAGATCTTTGAAGAGATCAAGGCCCGCACGCAAGAGACCGACCTCAGCGTGCCTGTTCGCCGTGGCCAGTGGTGGTACTTCAGCCGCACCGAAGAGGGCAAGCAATACCCGATCCATTGCCGCGCGCCGATTGCAGGTGACGATGACTGGACGCCCCCGACGATTGCCGAGCCTGCTGCTGTCGACGCTACTGATACGGATGCTGCTGCGGATGTCCCCACCGTTCCCACCACGCTTCCCGGTGAGCAGATCCTCCTCGACGACAACGTCGAAGCCGAGGGTCACGAATTCTTCAGCCTCGGCTCGTTCTCGCTCAGCGACGATGGCACGCTGCTGCTTTACGGTGTCGACATCGAGGGCGACGAGCGTTACACGCTGCGCGTGCGCCAGCTCGGTGATTCTGCGGCGGCGAGCGGCGATACGAGCAACACCGACACTGACGCCGTCATCCGCTTCAGCTCCGCCAATGACCTTCCTGACGAAATTCCGGGCACCGCGGGTGGCGCGCTTCTGGATGCCACAGGCAAATACGTCTTCTATGCGACGGTCGATGATGCGTGGCGCCCCGATACCGTCTGGCGCTACGAGCTGGGCTCGGCTGCGGCATCCGCGGTGCAGGTCTTTCATGAGCCAGACGAGAGTTTCTGGGTGGGCGTTGGCCGTTCACGCAGTGGCAAGTATTTGGCGATCGAGGCGGGCTCGCGCCTGACGAGCGAGACGCGACTGCTCGACACGAGCGATCCAACCGGTGAGTTCGAGGTTGTCTGGCCGCGCGAAGTGGGCGTCGAGTATGACGTCGAGCACGTCGTCGTTGGCACGCAGGATCGCCTGCTGATTGTGCACAACAAAGACGCGATTAACTTCGAGCTGGTGAGCGTCGCCGCCGCCGACCCCCTCGGCGAGCGCCGCGTAATCCTCCCCCACAACGAAGCCGTTCGCCTCGAGGGCGTCGATGCCTTCAAGGACTTTGTTGCCATCGAGTACCGCCGCGAAGGCCTCACTCGCGTGGCGATTGCGATCGTTCCCAAGCATGGCGGGCGCTACGAAGACATTCCCCATGAGCTGAAGTTCGACGACGAACTCTTCACCGTGGGCCTCAGCTCCAACCCCGAGTGGAACCAGCCGAGCATCCGTCTCAGCTACGGCAGTTTCGTGACCCCGACGATTGTCTACGACTACCTTGTGGATGACAACGAGCTCATCATGCGCAAACAGCAGCCGGTGCTCGGCCGCTTTGATCCAGCGCTGTACACGCAGCGTCGGGAGTGGGCTACTGCTTCCGACGGCACTCGCGTGCCGATCTCACTCGTGTACCGCAACGACCTCGTGGTGCCAGGCACCCCGGCACCGACGGTGCTGTACGGCTACGGCTCCTATGAGATCAGCATCGACCCCGGCTTCGCTGTTGGCCGCCTGAGCCTGCTCGACCGCGGCATTGTCTTCGCCGTCGCCCACGTTCGCGGTGGTGGCGAACTCGGTCGCACCTGGTACGAAGGCGGCAAGAAGTTGCACAAGCGCAACACGTTTACCGACTTCGTGGCGTGCGCCCATCACCTCATCGACACCGACGTGACCTCCAGCGATCGACTGGTTGCTGAGGGCGGAAGCGCTGGCGGCCTGCTTATGGGTGCTGTCGCGAACCTGGCTCCACAACTGTTTTCGGGCATCCTCGCAGTCGTCCCGTTCGTGGACCCGCTCACCTCGATCCTCGACCCTTCACTGCCGTTGACGGTCATCGAGTGGGATGAGTGGGGCGACCCCCTCCACAACGAGGAGGTGTACTACTACATGAAGTCGTACTCCCCCATCGAGAATGTGCACGACACCCACTACCCGCGCATCCTCGCGGTGACCTCGCTCAATGACACCCGCGTGCTCTACGTCGAGCCAGCCAAATGGGTTGCCCGACTGCGTGAAGTGGGGGCGGATGCTCTGCTCAAGACCGAGATGGCGGCGGGCCACGGCGGCGTCTCCGGCCGCTATGACGCCTGGCGCGAACGAGCCTTCAACTACGCGTGGATGGTGGATGTGACGCGCGACTCGGCGCGCTGA
- a CDS encoding ABC transporter ATP-binding protein has product MGKSHDTAVADSADTNFGVRVASLAVHIDDVRLLESVSFDIPTGTAVAITGDNGAGKTTLLRVLAGLMAPTAGSAHVGGLPVDERSPAFRRMVTGHLGHTSFARDLTLDEQLTMVGVSWGSTVTSASERATALLNDFGLTHLRTRFAHELSSGQTQMFSLALAIARPFDVLLLDEPEQRLDKERRSQVARILRSLVAEGTTLLFASHNAKLIDAVSDRTVALTRS; this is encoded by the coding sequence ATGGGGAAATCTCACGACACTGCTGTGGCTGATTCCGCTGACACGAACTTCGGTGTTCGAGTCGCTTCTCTTGCCGTGCACATCGATGACGTGCGGCTCTTAGAATCAGTGTCGTTCGACATTCCCACAGGCACCGCGGTGGCAATCACGGGTGACAACGGGGCGGGCAAGACCACGCTGCTGCGGGTGCTCGCCGGTCTGATGGCGCCGACCGCGGGAAGCGCGCACGTCGGTGGTCTTCCGGTGGATGAGCGAAGCCCGGCTTTTCGTCGAATGGTGACGGGTCATCTCGGCCACACCTCATTCGCTCGCGATCTCACGCTCGACGAGCAACTGACGATGGTCGGCGTCTCGTGGGGTTCTACGGTCACTTCCGCGAGCGAGCGGGCCACAGCGCTGCTCAACGATTTCGGCCTTACCCACCTGCGAACCCGTTTTGCCCACGAACTTTCATCTGGTCAAACACAAATGTTCTCCTTAGCTCTCGCAATCGCACGGCCCTTCGACGTGCTGCTGCTCGACGAACCAGAGCAACGACTCGATAAGGAGCGCCGAAGCCAAGTTGCCCGCATCTTGAGAAGTCTCGTCGCTGAGGGCACAACGCTGCTATTCGCTTCCCACAATGCGAAACTGATTGACGCCGTGAGCGACCGCACTGTTGCTTTGACACGCTCGTAA